In Neptuniibacter halophilus, the genomic stretch CTCTGATCTGGTGTGTACGTCCGGTAATCGGCCTTGCCTCCACCAGCGTTGCTTCGCGCCCATAACGTTCCAGCACTTTATATTCGGTCAGGGAAGCCTTGCCGTCTGCGGCCACCTTAACGACCCTTTCGCCAGACTTGAGTTCATTTTTTCTTAACGGCGCATCGATGCGCTGCTTACGCTCCGGCCAGCTACCGATAACCAGCGCATGATAGATTTTGGTGATACGGCTTTTCTGCAGCGATTCATGCATAAGCCTTAGCGCGCTGCGCTTTTTAGCCAGAAGAATACAGCCGGAAGTGTCCCGGTCGAGCCGGTGCACCAGCTCCATAAACTTACACTGGGGGCGAATCTGGCGAAAACTTTCAATCAGCCCGAGACTGATGCCGCTGCCACCATGTACCGCGAGCCCTGAGGGCTTATTTACGACAATCAGATCATCGTCTTCATAAAGAATCGCTGCTTCGAGTTGCTCAACCAGTTGTCCACTGGCTTTGGCCGGCGCCGGTTTATCGGCCAGACGTACAGGAGGGACACGCACCAGATCACCGATCTGGAGGCGATATTCAGGCTTGATCCGCTTTTTATTAACCCTGACTTCACCTTTTCGCAGGATACGATACACCAGACTTTTGGGTGCGCCTTTCAGAGCGGTGATCAAGAAATTATCGATGCGCTGCCCCAGATTATCTTCGGTAATTTCTATAAAACTGACTTTTGAGCCGGTAGAGCTGTTTTCTTGCGACATATTGACGAGTTAAACCACTTAGCGAATTGATGCCCTATTTGAATGCTGCTATATTCTAGCGCTGCTGCTGGCTGTTGGCTTTATCTTTTTTCCAGGTGCCGTAATACAGCCTCCTATCGAAGCGCTGAGAAAGCTCAGCTAAACCGGGCAGCAAATAACAGATTAAATTACTGCTTTTCACCCAGCTGGGTAATTCATTCAGTTGGAGGTAGAGACGTACATTAGCCAGGAACCTGCCCATCGGGCAGCCACAATTAGAAAGAAAGAAGAATACAGGCTGATGATTCCTCTACCGCGGACGATTACTGCGCCGGTTGCGCACTAATGTTCAAACCGTCAGATTACGACGCCCGTTCCTGCCAAGGCATTTTTGCCATCAAGGCAGATGTAAGGCCCCTGCCCGTGCTTAAAAAGCCAGGCATTGCTCTGATGTATGAGTCCAAAAGACTGGCCTGAGCCGCCAACAACGGCCTACCTGCTGTGTGAAAAGCGTTCTACATGAGAACGCTATGAAAAGAATGCTAATAAACGCAACTCAGCCCGAAGAGTTGCGCGTAGCGCTGGTTGACGGCCAGCGCCTGTATGATCTGGATATCGAATCCGGCTCCCGTGAACAGAAAAAAGCCAATATTTACAAAGGTAAAATCACCCGCATCGAGCCCAGCCTTGAAGCGGCATTTGTAGATTACGGCTCTGAGCGTCACGGCTTCCTGCCGCTGAAAGAGATCTCCCGCGAATACTTCACTCAGCCCCCCAGCCGTGGTTCCCGCCCGAACATCAAAGAAGTACTCAAAGAGGGTACGGAAGTTATTGTTCAGGTCGATAAAGAGGAGCGCGGTAATAAAGGCGCGGCCCTGACCACGTTCATCAGTCTGGCCGGTCGCTATCTGGTACTGATGCCAAACAACCCGCGTGCAGGTGGTATCTCCCGTCGCATTGAGGGTGAGGACCGCTCACAGCTTAAAGAAGCACTGTCCGGCGTCGAAATTCCAAAACAGATGGGCATCATTGTCCGTACAGCAGGCGTAGGTCGAAGCAGTGAAGAACTGCAGTGGGACTTTGAATACCTGCAGACCCTGTGGACCGCTATCAAACAAGCATCTGAGACCAAACCGGCTCCCTTCCTGATCTATCAGGAGAGCAATGTTGTTATCCGGGCGATCCGTGATTACCTGCGCGCTGATATCGGTGAAGTCCTGATCGATGATGCTCAGGTTTACCAGGATGCGAAGAATTTCGTCACTCAGGTAATGCCGACTTATGAAAATAAGGTGAAGCATTACACTGAGCAGACACCACTGTTTAACCGCTTCCAGATTGAGACCCAGATCGAGACCGCTTTCCAGCGCGAAGTAACACTGCCTTCCGGTGGCTCCATTGTTATCGACCCGACCGAAGCGCTGGTTTCAATCGACATCAACTCCGCCCGCGCAACTCGCGGTGGCGACATCGAAGAAACCGCACTACACACCAATCTGGAAGCAGCGGACGAAATCGCACGCCAGCTTCGCCTTCGCGATATTGGCGGTCTGGTGGTTATCGACTTTATCGATATGACGCCGATCAAGAATCAGCGCGAGGTTGAAAACCGCCTGCGTGATGCACTTAAACTGGATCGCGCACGCGTACAGATGGGTCGTATCTCCCGCTTTGGCCTGCTCGAGATGTCACGTCAGCGCCTGCGCCCTTCTCTGGCCGAAACCCGTGGCGTTGTATGCCCTCGCTGTAACGGTCAGGGCACTATTCGTGATACCGAATCTCTGGCGCTGTCCATCCTGCGTCTGATCGAAGAGGAATCCGGTAAAGATCGCACTGCGCAGATCCGGGCTATCCTGCCGGTAACAGTGGCAACCTACCTGCTGAATGAAAAACGTCATGCGGTGCATGATATTGAAGTGCGCCAGAACGTACGCGTTGTTATTGTGCCGAATCCAAACATGGAGACACCGCACTACGAAGTGGTACGTCTGCGTGATGATCACACCGTAGCCACAACCAATGACGCCAGCTACACACTGCAGCCAGAGCCCGCCGGTGATGAAGAATTTGAAGCCGCTGCTACCTCTCAGGTCACCGTTCAGCGCGAACAGGCTGCGGTACGCAGCGTAGCGCCGAAAACACCGGCCCCTGAAGCAGCGCCTGCACCTGAAGCCAGCGCACCCGCTGCTCCTGTAGCGACACCGGAAGCAAAGCCAACCGTATCAATCGGCAGTCGCGTTCTGGGTATGTTTAAAGGCATCTTCGGCGGCGGCGAAGAGAAAACTGAAGCTGCTGAAAAGCCACAGGCGAAGCCTGAAACCAGCAACAAAGAGAAACAGAAAGAGCGCAAAGATCAGAACGAAGGGGGCCGCAAGCGCCGCCGTCGCGATAACGATCGCAAGCCGCGTAATAAAAACAAGCAGAACGATGAGATCATCACCGTTCAGCCTGATCTGGATCTGCCACCTACCGGCACAACCAGCAGCGAAAACGAAGAAAAGCCAAAACGTCGTCGCCGCAAGCGCAAGAGCGACGCCGACCGCGCTGAAAACAAAAACCGTGATGAGAATCAGGTAGAAACTAACGACAGCAAAGACGACAAAGAGGAAACACCTCGTAATCCTCGCCGTCGCGGACGTCGTCGTCGCGGTTCAGAGCGTACTGCAAAACGCAGTGGTGAAAACAACGACATTCAGCAGGAAAATAATTCTGACGACGCTGTCAGCACCGACAGCCAGACCGCAGCACCTGCCGCAGAGGAAAAATCAGTAGCCGCTGAAAAACCGCAAACGGCTACAGTAGCTACCCCTGCACCTGAGCAAGCGGACCAGACCGAAACGCCTGTTACTGCAGAGAACGAAGCAACAGCATCAACAGAAGCACAGCCGAAATCCGCTGATACTTCTGCAGAAGCCGAAGCTCCAGCAGAGCCAGTAGCAGAGCAGACAGCAGGCCCGGCCAGCAAAGCTGATGCCAGTGAGACCGCTGAAGTCGCGACCGACGCAGACAACAGCAAACCGGCTGAAGAAGCTAAAGCAGCCGATAAACCTGTCGAAGCAGAAGCGCCTCAGGTAGCTGAAGAGCCGGCAGCGGAAGCAGCCACTGAGGAAGCATCAACGCCAGAGGAATCCCGGGACGCGGCAGAAACCGCTGCAGCCGAGGTAGCTCCGGACTCCGCAGAAGCTGAAAAACCAGTCACTCCAGTCACTGAGGAGCAGCCTGCGACCACTGAAGCAGTCAGCAGCGGCGAACAGGAAACCGCTTGCGAAACCGGCGAACAGGCGCGTCCTGAACGCAAACGTCGCACGCGCCGTGCACCCAACGATCCTCGTGAAGTGCGCCGCCGTCAGGAAAGCAGCGACGCCTGATGCGCAGCTACTGAAAACCTACTAAAAAGGGGCCTCTAAGGCCCCTTTTCTTTATATTCTGATCAGCGTTTCTTTTTAAAAATATTCAGTAACTTTTTTTTCGGATCCGTTTCTTCGGTTGGCAGCGCTTTTTCAAACCGTTGCTGCAAACGCCGAAACTTCTCCTCTTTACGTTTATGACCTAAACGCTCGCGTGAAGCCCCCAAATCAACGACGTTATCATCAGCCATCTTCCGCCACTTCCTCGGCCAGCTCAGTCTCAGCAGCCTGCTCTGCCTTAGCAGCCATCTGCGCTGCGTTCCAGGCATTTAACTCTTCATAATAGGTATCCCACACACAGGGAGAGCAACCGCTTTCGCAGCATTCATACTCACCGGGAGGTGTAGGCCGTTCTGGGGAATTTGTCATAAGTCACCTCTAATCTGTAACCACATTTTACCCTTCCCGGTCCTGACAGGCCAATTACACCTGGGTCTAAAGTATCATCTAACAATGATCATACGCCCTAATCTGGTGCAATTTCGTAACAGCACTACAAAACAAGTGGTTAGCCAACCCCCTTTGCTGCACTGCAACAGCAGAAGCCACTGAAAAAGTTGTAAAAACACAACAGCATTAGCCATAAGTACATAGGCCAGACGTATGACTCAGGTCGCATTTTCAGTATAATTCTGTCACCAAATTACAACCATCGGGTTTGAAAATAGTGGAGAAAGGCGATCACAAGTTGCCTTTTTCAAACCCTTGGCTGCACTGCCATAAATATCTTGGGGATTACAATGACTACAACGAAACAAACGATCTACTGGACCCTGACCGACGAAGCGCCATCCCTGGCAACCTGCTCTTTCCTGCCGGTTGTTCGCGCATTCACTTCCGCTGCAGATATCGATGTAAAAATTTCTGATATCTCTCTGGCAGGACGGGTACTGTCAACCTTCCCCGAAAACCTTTCTGAAGAACAGAAGGTTGAAGATGGTCTGAAATTCCTGGGCGAACTGACTCAGGACCCGGAAGCCAACATCATTAAGCTGCCGAACATCAGCGCCTCGATCCCTCAGCTTAAGGCCTGCATCACAGAACTGCAGGCTCAGGGTTACGATATCCCCTCCTACCCTGAAGATCCGCAGTCCGATGCGGAAAAAGAGATCCAGGCTCGTTACTCAAAAATTCTGGGCTCCGCTGTTAACCCTGTTCTGCGTGAAGGTAACTCTGACCGTCGCGCACCGGGCGCTGTAAAAGCATTCGCGCGCAAATTCCCGCACTCCATGGGCAAGTGGAGCAAAGCGTCTCAGACCCATGCGGATTACATGCGTAAGGGAGATTTCTTCTCTAGCGAACAGTCAATCACTATGCCTGAAGCTGGCAACGTGCGTATCGAATACGTTGACCCACAGGGCAACGTTGAAGTGAAAAAAGAGCTGAGCCTGGAAAAAGGTGAAGTACTCGACAGCATGCGCATGAGCTGCCAGCCACTGCGTGAGTTCTTTGAAGAATCCCTGCAGGATGCAAAAGAAACCGGCGTAATGTGGTCTCTGCACGTTAAAGCGACCATGATGAAGGTATCTCACCCGATCGTATTCGGTCATGCTGTGACTGTGTTCTACAAAGAGCTGTTCGAAAAGCACGGCGAGCTGTTTGAAGAACTGGGCGTAAACCCTAACAACGGTATCGGCAGCGTTTACGACAAAATCGCTTCCCTGCCACGCTCTAAACGCGAAGAGATTGAAGAAGATATCCACGCCTGCTACGAGCACCGTCCAAAGCTGGCCATGGTTGACTCCGTTAAAGGGATCACCAACCTGCACGTACCTTCCGATGTCATCGTTGACGCGTCTATGCCGGCAATGATTCGTAACGGCGGCCAGATGTGGGATGCAAACGGCCAGACCGCTGACACTAAAGCCGTCATGCCTGAATCTACCTATGCCCGTATCTATCAGGAGATGATCAACTTCTGCAAAACCAACGGCGCATTTGATCCGACCACCATGGGCACCGTTCCCAACGTCGGCCTGATGGCGAAGAAAGCCGAAGAATACGGATCTCACGATAAGACCTTCGAAACCGAAGCCGGTGTAATGCGTGTGGTTGCTGCAGACGGCACCGTACTGATGCAGCACGATGTAGAAAAAGGCGATATCTGGCGTGCCTGCCAGACTAAGGACGAGCCGATCCGCGACTGGGTTAAACTGGCCGTTACCCGTGCACGTCAGTCTGACACCCCTGCAATCTTCTGGCTAGACCCAGAGCGCGCTCACGACATGGAGCTGGCGAAGAAGGTTGAGGCTTACCTGCAGGAACATGACACCGATGGTCTGGATATTCGCATCATGTCTTACGTTGAAGCGATCCGCCTGTCCATGGAACGTCAGATTCGCGGTCAGGATACTATCTCCGTAACCGGTAACGTACTGCGTGACTACCTGACCGACCTGTTCCCGATCATGGAACTGGGCACCTCAGCGAAAATGCTGTCTATCGTTCCAATGCTGAAAGGCGGCGGCATGTACGAGACAGGTGCCGGCGGTTCTGCTCCTAAACACGTACAGCAGGTTGAAGAAGAAAACCACCTGCGCTGGGATTCTCTGGGTGAGTTCCTGGCTCTGGCCGTTTCTCTGGAAGATCTGGGCTACAAAAAAGGCAACAAGCGCGCGGCAATCCTGGCTAAAACTCTGGATTCAGCGACCGGAAAACTGCTGGAGAACAACAAGTCTCCATCCCGTAAGACCGGCGAGCTGGACAACCGTGGCAGCCACTTCTATCTGGGCATGTACTGGGCACAGGAAGTTGCTGCTCAGACTGAAGATACAGAACTGGCCGCTGAGTTCAAAGCACTGGCTGATACACTGACCAGCAACGAAGAGAAGATCGTAGCTGAGCTGGCTGCCTGCCAGGGCACACCTGCTGAACTGAATGGTTACTACCACGCTGCCCGCGATACCGTTAAGAAGGTAATGCGTCCAAGCGCTACCCTGAATGCTGCGCTGTCCTCTGCGACTAAGTAAGCCTTCAGCTTAACCTCCAAAAGCCCGGCAACTTGCCGGGCTTTTTTGTGCCCGGCTTAAGCCACAATAATCAACCGGCCCGCCCATCTGAGTGTAAGGCACAAAAAAAGCACGCAGGTGCGTGCTTTTATCGTTCATGTGACCGGTATCAGAGATTGGCAACCCGGTTCAGACCAGCAATAGCCGCCACCCGATAGGCTTCAGCCATGGTCGGGTAGTTGAAGGTCGTGTTGATGAAGTACTTCAACGTATTCGCCTCACCCTCCTGAGCCATAATAGCCTGACCGATATGCACGATCTCGGACGCATGTTCACCGAAACAGTGAATACCGAGAATCTCAAGCGTTTCACGGTGGAACAGGATTTTCAGCATGCCGACAGGCTGACCGTAAATCTGAGCGCGAGCTGTATCTTTAAAGAACGCCTGACCCACTTCGTAAGGAACACACTCCTCCGTCAACTGCTCCTCGGTTTTACCTACAGAGCTGATTTCAGGAATCGTGTAGATACCGGTCGGCACCTCATTGATATAACGGAAATCTTCAGCAGAGAGCATATCCGCTGCCGCAGCACGCCCCTGATCAAGGGCAGCCGATGCAAGACTCGGCCAACCCACCACATCGCCTGCAGCATAGATGCCTTCACAGGCGGTACGGTAGTGACCATCTACCTCAACCTGACCGCGGCTGTTCGCAGTCAAACCAATATTTTCGAGCTTCAGTTGCTCGGTATTACCACTACGCCCGTTACACCAGAGGAAGGCATCAGCACGGATCTTTTTACCCGACTGCAGACTCAGAGTGACACCGCGCTCATCCGCGACAACGCTTTCGTAGGTCTCATTGTGGCGAATTTTCACCGCATTGTTACGCAGGTGATAGCTCAGCGCATCAGAGATCTCTGCATCCAGGAAAGAGAGCAAACGACTCTGACTGTCGATCAGATCCACCTTAACCCCCAGACCGCTAAAGATAGAGGCGTACTCAGAACCGATAACGCCGGCACCATAAATGATCAGGGTACGCGGTGTGTGGCTGAGCTTGAGGATGGTGTCTGAGTTATAGATACGCGGATGGCTGAAATCGATATCTGCAGGCGTGTAAGGGCGAGAACCGGTTGCGATGATAATGTTCTTGGCACGCAGGGTTTCATCGCCCTTCACCGTACCACGTACAATAACCGTTTCTTTATCGGCAAACTCAGCAGCACCAAAAAACACATCGATACGATTGCGGGCATAGAAATTCGTGCGCAGGACTACCTGACTGGAAATTACCTTCTCTGCACGCTTCAGCACCTTAGGGAAGGAGAACCAACGTGGCTCACCAATATCACGGAACATAGGGTTGGTATTGAATTCGATGATCTGCTTCACCGAGTGACGCAGCGCTTTGGATGGAATGGTACCTTTATGGGTACAGTTACCACCGACTGAATCCTGCTCCTCGATTACCGCAACACGGCGCCCTTTTTTGGACGCATTCATGGCCGCCCCTTCACCAGCAGGGCCAGAACCAATCACAATGACATCGTAGTCATATACCGCCATCACATTCCCCTATCAATTATCGTTATCTTATTGTTTCAGTAGTCTTTTTACCGATACGAACCAGCTTACTCCGACTACGGGTGCACTCAATTATTCTTTAGATTTAAGCTCATAGGAAAGATCTTCGCCCTGCTCTTTAGCCTGGCGCTCCTGCTCCTCTTCACATTTCTGCGGGTTTCCACCACAGATATCACATGCCGTGTCCATGCCCAGATTCGCCATACCGCCACACGAACCTGCGATCGGTTTACGGCCGAGCAATACACCCACTGACATGGCAATAATCACCAGCATTAACACTACAAAAGCCAGAATCATCGTACTCATCACTCAATCCTCACTGTACCAGGAACTGTTTAAATCCCGGCGTCATTCGTTCTGTAAAGCCCTGGTCGGCTTTAACGATAAAAAATGCACTGATACCCTGTTCTATAGCAAATGCCTCAGCACGTTCAGGCCCCATCACCATCATTGCAGTGGCATAGGCATCTGCTTCAGCACAGGTGGGCATTAACACCGTAACCGATGCTAATTTATGCCTGATCGGCTTGCCATCGACAGGGTCAATGGTATGGGAGAAGCGGATACCGTTCTCCTCAAAATAGTTGCGGTAGTCACCCGATGTAGCGACGCCCACATCTTTAACTGCAATAATTCGCTGAACTTTTCGTTCCGGGCCCACCATTGGCGACTCAATCGCTATTTTCCAGTTTTGCCCGTCCGGCTTAATACCTTTAGCACGCAGCTCACCGCCTATCTCTACCAGATAGCGGTCAATCCCCTGCTGCTCGAGAACCATCGCTAACTTATCGACACCGTAGCCCTTGGCAATGGCTGACAGGTCAATATAACTGTCACGCTGCTTCCTCAGAAAGCCCTGACTTAAATCCAGATACTGAAAACCCACCCGTGTTCTAATCTCAGCAATTTGCTCTGCAGCCGGGGCGTGAATCACCCGGCCATCCGGGCCAAAACCCCACAGATTAACCAGCGGCCCCACAGTAGCATCAAACGCCCC encodes the following:
- the rluC gene encoding 23S rRNA pseudouridine(955/2504/2580) synthase RluC yields the protein MSQENSSTGSKVSFIEITEDNLGQRIDNFLITALKGAPKSLVYRILRKGEVRVNKKRIKPEYRLQIGDLVRVPPVRLADKPAPAKASGQLVEQLEAAILYEDDDLIVVNKPSGLAVHGGSGISLGLIESFRQIRPQCKFMELVHRLDRDTSGCILLAKKRSALRLMHESLQKSRITKIYHALVIGSWPERKQRIDAPLRKNELKSGERVVKVAADGKASLTEYKVLERYGREATLVEARPITGRTHQIRVHCQFAGHPIAGDDKYTSDQDNALMRERGVNRLFLHAAELRFPLPSGGRKVIKAPLEIPLQRALNGLKSRNN
- the rne gene encoding ribonuclease E is translated as MKRMLINATQPEELRVALVDGQRLYDLDIESGSREQKKANIYKGKITRIEPSLEAAFVDYGSERHGFLPLKEISREYFTQPPSRGSRPNIKEVLKEGTEVIVQVDKEERGNKGAALTTFISLAGRYLVLMPNNPRAGGISRRIEGEDRSQLKEALSGVEIPKQMGIIVRTAGVGRSSEELQWDFEYLQTLWTAIKQASETKPAPFLIYQESNVVIRAIRDYLRADIGEVLIDDAQVYQDAKNFVTQVMPTYENKVKHYTEQTPLFNRFQIETQIETAFQREVTLPSGGSIVIDPTEALVSIDINSARATRGGDIEETALHTNLEAADEIARQLRLRDIGGLVVIDFIDMTPIKNQREVENRLRDALKLDRARVQMGRISRFGLLEMSRQRLRPSLAETRGVVCPRCNGQGTIRDTESLALSILRLIEEESGKDRTAQIRAILPVTVATYLLNEKRHAVHDIEVRQNVRVVIVPNPNMETPHYEVVRLRDDHTVATTNDASYTLQPEPAGDEEFEAAATSQVTVQREQAAVRSVAPKTPAPEAAPAPEASAPAAPVATPEAKPTVSIGSRVLGMFKGIFGGGEEKTEAAEKPQAKPETSNKEKQKERKDQNEGGRKRRRRDNDRKPRNKNKQNDEIITVQPDLDLPPTGTTSSENEEKPKRRRRKRKSDADRAENKNRDENQVETNDSKDDKEETPRNPRRRGRRRRGSERTAKRSGENNDIQQENNSDDAVSTDSQTAAPAAEEKSVAAEKPQTATVATPAPEQADQTETPVTAENEATASTEAQPKSADTSAEAEAPAEPVAEQTAGPASKADASETAEVATDADNSKPAEEAKAADKPVEAEAPQVAEEPAAEAATEEASTPEESRDAAETAAAEVAPDSAEAEKPVTPVTEEQPATTEAVSSGEQETACETGEQARPERKRRTRRAPNDPREVRRRQESSDA
- a CDS encoding oxidoreductase-like domain-containing protein — encoded protein: MTNSPERPTPPGEYECCESGCSPCVWDTYYEELNAWNAAQMAAKAEQAAETELAEEVAEDG
- a CDS encoding NADP-dependent isocitrate dehydrogenase, which gives rise to MTTTKQTIYWTLTDEAPSLATCSFLPVVRAFTSAADIDVKISDISLAGRVLSTFPENLSEEQKVEDGLKFLGELTQDPEANIIKLPNISASIPQLKACITELQAQGYDIPSYPEDPQSDAEKEIQARYSKILGSAVNPVLREGNSDRRAPGAVKAFARKFPHSMGKWSKASQTHADYMRKGDFFSSEQSITMPEAGNVRIEYVDPQGNVEVKKELSLEKGEVLDSMRMSCQPLREFFEESLQDAKETGVMWSLHVKATMMKVSHPIVFGHAVTVFYKELFEKHGELFEELGVNPNNGIGSVYDKIASLPRSKREEIEEDIHACYEHRPKLAMVDSVKGITNLHVPSDVIVDASMPAMIRNGGQMWDANGQTADTKAVMPESTYARIYQEMINFCKTNGAFDPTTMGTVPNVGLMAKKAEEYGSHDKTFETEAGVMRVVAADGTVLMQHDVEKGDIWRACQTKDEPIRDWVKLAVTRARQSDTPAIFWLDPERAHDMELAKKVEAYLQEHDTDGLDIRIMSYVEAIRLSMERQIRGQDTISVTGNVLRDYLTDLFPIMELGTSAKMLSIVPMLKGGGMYETGAGGSAPKHVQQVEEENHLRWDSLGEFLALAVSLEDLGYKKGNKRAAILAKTLDSATGKLLENNKSPSRKTGELDNRGSHFYLGMYWAQEVAAQTEDTELAAEFKALADTLTSNEEKIVAELAACQGTPAELNGYYHAARDTVKKVMRPSATLNAALSSATK
- the sthA gene encoding Si-specific NAD(P)(+) transhydrogenase; this translates as MAVYDYDVIVIGSGPAGEGAAMNASKKGRRVAVIEEQDSVGGNCTHKGTIPSKALRHSVKQIIEFNTNPMFRDIGEPRWFSFPKVLKRAEKVISSQVVLRTNFYARNRIDVFFGAAEFADKETVIVRGTVKGDETLRAKNIIIATGSRPYTPADIDFSHPRIYNSDTILKLSHTPRTLIIYGAGVIGSEYASIFSGLGVKVDLIDSQSRLLSFLDAEISDALSYHLRNNAVKIRHNETYESVVADERGVTLSLQSGKKIRADAFLWCNGRSGNTEQLKLENIGLTANSRGQVEVDGHYRTACEGIYAAGDVVGWPSLASAALDQGRAAAADMLSAEDFRYINEVPTGIYTIPEISSVGKTEEQLTEECVPYEVGQAFFKDTARAQIYGQPVGMLKILFHRETLEILGIHCFGEHASEIVHIGQAIMAQEGEANTLKYFINTTFNYPTMAEAYRVAAIAGLNRVANL
- the nqrM gene encoding (Na+)-NQR maturation NqrM, coding for MSTMILAFVVLMLVIIAMSVGVLLGRKPIAGSCGGMANLGMDTACDICGGNPQKCEEEQERQAKEQGEDLSYELKSKE
- a CDS encoding FAD:protein FMN transferase, translated to MTLVVKQDMFVAGQTSRWPAALLLAPLFLFLSLLSGCQSDPEPRILIHQGATMGTSFTVKWLAMDDNPQLRQQIDQALVDVNQSMSTYINDSELSRINQLPAGSEVAVSDELGFVLSVADRISRETRGAFDATVGPLVNLWGFGPDGRVIHAPAAEQIAEIRTRVGFQYLDLSQGFLRKQRDSYIDLSAIAKGYGVDKLAMVLEQQGIDRYLVEIGGELRAKGIKPDGQNWKIAIESPMVGPERKVQRIIAVKDVGVATSGDYRNYFEENGIRFSHTIDPVDGKPIRHKLASVTVLMPTCAEADAYATAMMVMGPERAEAFAIEQGISAFFIVKADQGFTERMTPGFKQFLVQ